In the genome of Thermodesulfobacteriota bacterium, the window CGCTCCCCTGGCCTGAGTTCGGACGAGGACCCTGCCCATGCCCTGGACCCGCGTCGAGCAGCAGCAGCGAGGCCCCCTCCCGGCCGCCCCGGGAGCCCCCGAGGGCGGGCGCCTTCTCACCTACCGGGACGCCATCCGGGAGGCCCTGACCCAGGCCCTGGAGGCCGACCCGGCGGTCTTCCTCCTCGGGGAGGGGATCGACGACCCGGGCGGGGTCTTCGGCACCACCCTGGGCCTCAAGGAGCGCTTCGGGGACCGGGTGATGGACACCCCCATCGC includes:
- a CDS encoding alpha-ketoacid dehydrogenase subunit beta, which codes for MPWTRVEQQQRGPLPAAPGAPEGGRLLTYRDAIREALTQALEADPAVFLLGEGIDDPGGVFGTTLGLKERFGDRVMDTPIA